The following coding sequences lie in one Anguilla rostrata isolate EN2019 chromosome 8, ASM1855537v3, whole genome shotgun sequence genomic window:
- the gstr gene encoding glutathione S-transferase rho isoform X1 encodes MAKNITLYWGSGSPPCWRVMIALEEKGLQGYNGKLLSFEKQEHKSKEVMDINPRGQLPAFKHGNNVVNESYAACLYLESQFRSQGTPLLLGGAEEQARMYQRMFEAQTLLQKLSDVIYYTWRVPEAERHDSAVQRNKEALTTELKLWEQCLQQVGEGSFLAGKSFSLADVIVFPVIAYAVRFGLSLERYPRLGQYYSLLKDRPSIKASWPPHWLENPQGMDTLKDL; translated from the exons ATGGCGAAAAACATTACCCTGTACTGGGGCTCCGGCTCGCCCCCGTGCTGGCGCGTTATGATCGCCCTGGAAGAGAAGGGTTTGCAAGGATATAACGGCAAACTTCTCTCCTTCGAGAAGCAGGAGCACAAGTCCAAAGAAGTCATGGACATCAACCCGCGGGGACAG CTGCCCGCCTTCAAGCACGGAAACAACGTAGTGAACGAGTCTTACGCTGCGTGCCTGTACCTGGAG AGCCAGTTCCGATCACAGGGAACGCCGCTGCTGTTGGGCGGGGCGGAGGAGCAGGCTCGGATGTACCAGCGCATGTTTGAGGCCCAGACTCTCCTGCAGAAACTCA GTGATGTCATCTACTACACATGGCGTGTTCCTGAGGCAGAGAGGCATGATTCTGCAGTGCAGAGGAACAAAGAGGCTCTGACTACAGAACTGAAGCTGTGGGAACAATGTCTGCAACAG GTAGGGGAGGGTTCGTTCTTGGCCGGGAAGTCCTTCTCATTGGCTGACGTCATTGTCTTCCCTGTCATCGCCTACGCAGTACGCTTTGG GCTGTCTCTGGAGAGATACCCCCGCTTGGGGCAGTACTACTCCCTGCTGAAGGACCGCCCCAGCATCAAGGCCTCCTGGCCCCCCCACTGGCTGGAGAACCCCCAGGGCATGGACACTCTGAAGGATCTCTGA
- the gstr gene encoding glutathione S-transferase rho isoform X2, producing the protein MYQRMFEAQTLLQKLSDVIYYTWRVPEAERHDSAVQRNKEALTTELKLWEQCLQQVGEGSFLAGKSFSLADVIVFPVIAYAVRFGLSLERYPRLGQYYSLLKDRPSIKASWPPHWLENPQGMDTLKDL; encoded by the exons ATGTACCAGCGCATGTTTGAGGCCCAGACTCTCCTGCAGAAACTCA GTGATGTCATCTACTACACATGGCGTGTTCCTGAGGCAGAGAGGCATGATTCTGCAGTGCAGAGGAACAAAGAGGCTCTGACTACAGAACTGAAGCTGTGGGAACAATGTCTGCAACAG GTAGGGGAGGGTTCGTTCTTGGCCGGGAAGTCCTTCTCATTGGCTGACGTCATTGTCTTCCCTGTCATCGCCTACGCAGTACGCTTTGG GCTGTCTCTGGAGAGATACCCCCGCTTGGGGCAGTACTACTCCCTGCTGAAGGACCGCCCCAGCATCAAGGCCTCCTGGCCCCCCCACTGGCTGGAGAACCCCCAGGGCATGGACACTCTGAAGGATCTCTGA